Genomic segment of Candidatus Binatia bacterium:
TTGTGCTGACCTCGGACAAGCCGCCAGACGCCATCGCCGAACTCGAGCAGCGGCTGCGTAGCCGCTTCGGCGGGGGGCTCATAGCCGATATTCACCCGCCCACCTACGAGATGCGCATCGCCATTGCGCTCAAGAAGGCCGCACGGCAGGGTCTGAACATTCCTCAGAGCGTGGCGGCGCTGGTGGCGGAGCGCAGCGGCGCCAGTGTGCGTGAGCTCGAAGGAGCCCTTACCCGGGTGCTGGCGTCCGCCCAATTGCGGGGTGTGCCGGTAACCGAGGAGCTGGCCGACCGGGTCCTTGGTCCCGGGGCTGAGCGCAACACCGCCATCACCATCGAGGAGGTCCAGGCGGTGGTCACCGATCACTTCAAGATCTCGCTCGCGGACCTGACTTCCCATCGGCGGGCCCGCGTGTTGACGTTCCCGCGCCAGGTGGCGATGTACCTCAGTCGCACCGTCGCCCGGGCTCCGTTCAACAGCATCGCGGAGAAATTCGGCGGTCGCGACCATTCGACCGTGATGTATGCCGTGCAGCGATTGGAAGAACGACAGGGCGTCGAGCCTGCCCTGGGACAACTGCTGCGCAGTTTGGGTACGCAGCTACAGGATCGTCACCGCATCTGATCCGGGTTCGGGCTCGATCGCCGCGCTGGCGTCGCGGGGTGAACCGCCATCTCGCGACACCACGCGCGACCACCGCAGTTGGTCGTGACTGCCCCGGAGCTGCGCCGGAGCATCGAGAGCAATGCACGCCGGCGCCGTTGTCCGGGTGCGAAACGCAACCCGAGCTACTTGCTGCGGAATTCGTATCTGAGCCAGCGCGATATCCAGCCCTCGTTCTCGCGCCCGGCGATGATCTCCAATTCACCCTTGTCCAGCCACATGCCCTCGCACACCGGGCAGGTGTCGACCGACACGCCGTGCAGCTCGTGCTTATTGAGCGCCTCGCCGTCCCGCGGGCAACGATTCCTGGCGGCTTCCTTGATCTCATCGAGAGCCGCCTCCGCCACCGTCTCTTTTTCCTTCCGACGCTGTTCGTCGATGAGCTTTCGGTCGAGCTCGGCGAAATACTGGTTCTCGCGGGCCTGCTCGACCTCTCGCATCTTATCGCCGAATCGGTCTTTCTCGCTCGGAACCATTGGGATCACCCTCCACGGTTACTCGCACGCTACCCGCCGTGGTGGCGCCTTGTCAACGCGCCCGGCCCCTACTCGGCGCTCCGCGACGCCGGATCGGGAAAGCCCGCTGGTTGTGCGATGAAAACCGGAGAACGGTGTGTCAGGTCGCCTCTGGCCGAGTTACCCTGGTGACCGTGTCAGCGGCGAGTTGCGGCGTGCCATGACCGTGGATGGCAGGTTGTCTTGGCATGAATCGTGATTACCCCGATTGACGAATTGGAGAAGGAATGAACGTCAATCGATTCACCGAGAAATCCCAGGAAGCGCTCCGCGAGGCGCAGGCAAAGGCGACCCGACGTAATCACCAGAGCGTCGACGTCGAGCATCTTCTGGTCGCGCTCCTGGAGCCCAGCGACGGACTGACCACGGCCATCCTGCAATCATTGGGTTACGATGTACGAGCGCTGCAGTCCAGGGCCATGCAGGAGCTCGACCGCATCCCGGGGGTTTCGGGCCCCGGAGCGACCCCAGATCAGATCTATGTAACTCAGCGCCTCAGTCGTCTGCTCGCCGGCGCCGAAGATCAGGCCAAGGCCCTGAAGGACGAGTTCGTCAGCATTGAACACATCCTGCTCGCGATGCTGGATGACACCGGGGCCGCCGGCAAGTTACTGAAGGCTGCCGGGGTGACGCGCGACGCCTTCATGACTGCCTTGCAGAAGATCCGCGGCGGGCAGCGGGTTACCAGCACAAACCCCGAGGGGACCTATCAGGCACTGGAGCGCTATGGCCGCGATCTGACCAAGCTGGCGGGGCAGGGCAAGCTCGACCCGGTAATCGGACGCGACGAGGAAATCCGCCGCGTGGTGCAGGTGCTGTCACGTCGAACCAAGAACAACCCGGTGCTCATCGGCGAGCCGGGTGTCGGCAAGACCGCGATCGTCGAGGGCCTGGCCCAGCGGATCGTTCGCAAAGACGTCCCAGAGGGACTCAAGGACCGTCGAGTCGTCGTCCTCGATATGGGTGCGCTGGTCGCCGGCGCGAAGTTTCGCGGGGAGTTCGAAGAACGACTCAAGGCGGTGCTCAAGGAAGTGCAGGACGCCGAGGGCGAGGTCATCCTGTTCATCGACGAGCTCCACACCGTCGTCGGCGCGGGTGCGGCCGAGGGCGCGATGGACGCCAGTAATCTGCTCAAACCGATGCTGGCCCGGGGCGAGCTTCATTGCATTGGAGCAACGACGCTCAACGAATACCGCAAACACATCGAGAAAGACGCCGCCCTCGAGCGACGCTTCCAGCCTGTGTTGGTTGAACCCCCGTCGGTCGAGGACACGATCTCCATCCTGCGCGGCCTGCGCGAACGTTACGAGGTCCACCATGGCGTCAGAATAAGGGATGGCGCGTTGGTGACCGCGGCCGTCCTTTCGCAGCGTTACATCACCGACCGCTTCCTGCCGGATAAGGCAATCGATCTCGTCGATGAGGCCGCCGCAAAGCTGCGCACCGAGATCGACTCGATGCCGGCCGAACTGGACGAGGTGTCCCGGCGGGTCATGCAATTGGAGATCGAACGCGAGGCGCTCAAGAAGGAAACCGATAAGCCTTCACGCGCGCGGCTCGAAAAGCTGGAGAAGGAGCTCGGCGAGCTGCGGTCCGAAGCCGATGCGCTGCGTGCCCGCTGGGAGGTCGAGAAAGGCGCCATTACCCGTCTGCGCGATCTCCGCCGCCGCATCGAAGAGACCAAGGTCGAGATCGAAAAGGCCGAACGGCAGTATGACCTGAACCGTGTCGCCGAACTCAAGTACGGTACCCTGGCCCAGCTGGAGCGCGATCTGGGTAGCGAAGAGGAGCGCCTCAGCGGCGAGCAGAAGGCGACACGACTCATCAAGGAGGACGTCGACGAGGACGATATCGCCGAGGTGGTCTCCCGGTGGACCGGCGTGCCCGTGTCGAAGCTGATGGAAGGGGAGATGCAGAAGCTGCTGCACCTCGAAGAGGCCTTGCACCGGCGCGTGATCGGTCAGGACGAAGCGGTGACCGCCGTTGCCGACGCCGTGATCCGGGCCCGGGCGGGCATCAAGGATCCCAATCGGCCGATAGGCTCGTTCATCTTCCTCGGCCCCACAGGTGTCGGCAAGACCGAACTCGCCCGCGCTCTCGCCGAGTTTCTCTTCGACGACGAGGCGGCGATGATTCGACTCGACATGTCGGAGTACATGGAGAAGCATACCGTGGCGAGACTGATCGGAGCGCCACCGGGATACGTGGGTTACGAGGAAGGTGGCCAGCTTACCGAGGCCGTGCGTCGTCGCCCGTACGCCGTGATTCTCTTCGACGAGGTCGAGAAGGCGCATGCCGACGTCTTCAACGCCTTGTTGCAGATCCTCGACGACGGACGGCTTACCGACGGCCAGGGACGGACGGTCGACTTCAAGAACGCCGTCGTCATCATGACCTCCAACATCGGCAGTCAGCTCATCCTCGGCCATCGCGGCGGTGACGATCCCGAGGCCTTCGAGCAGATGCGCGCCGAAGTTCTGGAGGCCTTACGGCAGCATTTCCGGCCGGAGTTCCTCAACCGCGTCGACGAGATCGTAGTCTTCCACGGTCTGACCCGGGAACAGCTCCAGCAAATCGTCGACATACAGCTCGGCCGGCTCCGCAAGCGACTGGCCGATCGGAAGATCGAGGTGCAGCTCACCGGCGCCGCTCTCGAACATTTCGCTCGCGTGGGTTACGACCCCGTCTACGGAGCGCGCCCGCTCAAACGCCTCCTGCAAAAGGAGCTGGAGACGACCCTTGGTCGCAAGATCGTTGCCGGCGAGATCCACGACAGTACCCGTGTGCTGGTCGACTACGCCAACGGACAATTAGCGTTTACCAAGGAGCCGCTGGTCGAGGCGGCGTGAGTCCGGGGCGGTCGAGCGACCCCGCCCGGCGGGGTCGAATTACGGCCGATCCGAAACCCTACGGCACGCACAAGACCGGTCGGCTGCTGGTGCGCATCACCTTCTCGGCCGTGCTGCCGAACAGCAGCCGGTCGACGCGCGGTGCGTGCCGGTGCATGCCCATGGCGATCAGGTCCACGTCGAGATCGCTGGCTACCTTGACGATCTCCACGAACGGGATGCCTTCGACAATCATCGGGGCGAACGCTTCCGCCCCTTTTTCGTCGAGCAACCAGCCGAACGCCTCGTCCGCGCGGGAGCGCAGGCGGGTCAGCACTTCGGCGCTCGATCCCAGGCCCTGTTGCTCGATCCGACCGGCAAAGTCGGAATCGAGAACGTGCAGAGCGGTTACCTCGCCGCGCGGGCACCAGCTCAGTGCCACTTCGAGAGCGCGGTGCGCGCCGGGAGAGAAATCCATCGCAACCAGCACGGCCTGCGGAACGGCGGTCGGGGTCGTCTGCTTTGCCATGAGAGATGCGCTTGCGTCGCACCGTGCTTAGCGCAGGCCGGTGCAGGCGACAAGCCGCAACCGGGGAGCCGCGGGTTGCTGCGCGGGTGAAATTTGTTGACCCACTGGGGGGCGGGTGTTAGCCTCTTTCCAGATGCTCGATACCGTCAGGGCAGTAAGGCGAACCGTCACGCACGGTGTGTCTACGCTCACTGCGCTGATGCCGCGCTTCCGTACCCGCCCAGGATATGTATGCAGCTTGCCGACTGGCCCTTGCCAGCCGGGCTGGCCGGTGGCTTCCGCCATCTCCAGGAGCTGTCGACGACATGAAGGGGCGGGTGACGAGCGCACCGGGGGCGGAGCGGCGGTTGAGGGGGCGCTGGGTAGCCGAAGGAGCGAGCGATGGAAGACACGAAGGCAGCTTTTGAGCAACTTATAAAGGGAGACCGCGCGGGTCGGGAGTCGCGGCAATGGCGGGGGTCGTTCCTCGAGTATCTCGACAAGGTGCGCGAGGATCCCGGCATCGTCAAGCTGGCCCATGCCCGCTTACACGACGTCATCTCGAGATCGGGTATCCGCGACGTCAACGACACCGATGACGCGCGCATCAAGCGTCTGTTCAAGGACGAACCGGTCAAGGTCTACCAGTTCTTTTCGGATCAGTTCTTCGGGATCGAGAAGGTCGTTGCGCAGATCGCCCGATACTTCCATTCGGCGGCGCTAAAGGGCGAGGAGAGCCGACAGGTCCTCTACCTGATGGGCCCGGTGGGCTCGGGCAAGAGTTCTCTGGTCGAACGCCTGCAGCGCGGCCTGTCGGAGAGCGGGCCGTTCTTCGCGATTGACAGCTGCCCGATGTTCGAGGAGCCCTTGCATCTGATCCCCCGCCATCTGCGGCGCGAATTCGAGAAGATGCTGGGTGTCCACATCGAAGGCGACCTCTGCCCGGTGTGCCGCTACCGCCTGCGCCAGGAGTTCGGCGAGCGCTACGAGGACTTCCCGATCGCTACCGCGACGTTTTCCAAGCGCAACCGGCGCGGGGTCGGGATCGTGCCGCCGGTCGATCCGAACAACCAGGACACCTCCGTGCTCATCGGCAGCGAGGACATCTCCAAGCTCGATCTCTACTCGGAGGGTGATCCGCGCGTGCTCGACCTGAACGGCGCCCTGAACGTTGGTAACCGCGGCATGGTCGAGTTCATCGAAGTATTCAAGAACGAGACCGAGTACCTGCACGCCATGATCACGGCGACACAGGAAAAGGTCATCCCGGCCCCCGGCCGCCACGGCATGGTCTATCTCGACACGGTTATCGTCGCGCACTCGAACGAGGCCGAGTGGCAGAAGTTCAAGGCCGACCACACCAACGAAGCCATCCTCGACCGCATCGTCGTCGTCAAGGTGCCGTACAACCTCCGCCTCTCCGAGGAGGTGAAGATCTACCAGAAGATCATCCGCAACTCGGACTTTCGCGCCCACGTAGCCCCACACACCCTGGAGATGGCGTCGATGTTCGCCATCCTGTCGCGCCTCGAACCGACACCCAAGTGCGACCTGATGACCAAGCTCAAGCTCTACAACGGCGAAGAGGTCATCGAGAAGGGCCGCACGAAGAAGCTCGATGCGCGCGAGTTGCGCGACGAAGCCAAGCGCGAGGGCATGAGCGGCATCTCCACGCGCTTCATCATGAAAGCCCTCGACAACGCCCTGTCCGACAGCATCGAAGGCGAGTGCATCAACCCGATCGGCGTGCGCGAGGCGCTGATCAACATGACTAAGGAAGCCGATCTGCCCGACGACTCTCGCAAGCAATACCTCGACTTCGTGCAGGACGCCCTGCACAAGGAGTACCTCGAGCTGCTGGAGAAGGAGATCACCAAGGCCTTCGTCTTTTCCTACCAGGAGCAAGCCGAGACCTTGTTTCAGAACTACCTCGATCACGCCGAGGCGTACGTGAACAAGACCAAGGTGCGCGACCGCAACACCAAGGAGGAGCTGCACCCGGACGAGAGCTTTCTCAAGTCCATCGAAGAGCAGATCGCGATCATCGGCTCGGCGGCGGAAGGCTTCCGCCAGGAGGTCATTGCGTATCTCTGGGCCGCCAGCCGGCGGGGCGAACGTATCAGCTACAAGAGCTACGAACCGCTGAAAGAGGCGATAGAGAAGAAACTCATGACCTCCGTGCGCGACATCAGCCGTATTATCACCAAAGCCCGCACGCGAGACGAGGAACAGAGCGAGAAATACGACGCCATGGTCAAGAACCTCCTGGAGAACGGCTACTGCCCGTCGTGCGTCGATGTCGTCCTGAAATACGCTGCCAACAATCTCTGGAAGGATTGAGAACTGCTGTGGGTCGCCGCACCGGCGCCGGCCCGCCTTTGGTCAGTGCGATGTCCGTGGATTCGATCTTCCGGCCGTTTCGACCGTCCGATGCGGAGCGTAGCGATCGCGCCAGTAGCGACCGGCTGCGCCACCGGCAGAAGGTCCGCCAGTCGATTCGCGACAACATTGCCGACATCGTCGCCGAGGAATCGATCATCGGAAAAGATCGGGAGCGCATCATCAAGGTGCCCATTCGCGGCATCCGGGAGTATCGATTCGTTTACGGAGACAATACGCCCGGCGTCGGTCAGGGCGACGGCGAGACGCAGCCGGGGCAGATCGTGGGAAAGGCCGGCCCGCAGGAACGCGTCGGCGTCGATAAGGCCGGCGATCGCCCCGGCGTCGACTACTACGAAACCGACGTCACCCTCGAAGAACTGATCGACATCATGTTCGAGGACCTCGAACTGCCCGACCTCGAACGCCGGCGCCTGCGGGAAATCGCCGCGCTCCGGCAAAGCAAGCGCAAGGGCTACCGCGCCAAGGGTATTCGCGTCCGCCTCGACAAGCGCCGCACGGTCAAAGAGAAGGTTCGCCGCGAGCTGGCCGCCAGACGTTCGCCGGAACGGGCGGGTACCGTGCCGGAGCGCTTCCCGTTCCACGACGGCGACCTCGTTTACCGGCATATCGAACCCGACACCCGGATGGAGTCGAATGCCGTGGTCATTTGCATCATGGATACGTCGGGGTCCATGGACAAGATGAAGAAATACCTCGCCCGCAGCTTCTTCTTTCTACTGTTCCAATTTATCCGCACCCGCTATCGCAACGTCGAGTTGGTGTTCATCGCCCACCACACCCAGGCCCGCGAGGTGACCGAAGAGGAGTTCTTCCACAAGGGCGAATCGGGCGGGACCTTTATCTCCGCCGGCTACCAGAAAGCCCTCGACATCGTTGCCGAGCGCTACCATCCGTCGTTGTGGAACGTGTACGCCTTCCACTGCTCCGACGGCGACAACTTCGATTCCGACAACCCGACCGCGATGCGGGCCGCAACTGCGCTGACCGAGATCTGCAATCTGTTCGGCTACGGCGAAATCAAGCCGCTCGGGTCGCGATACTACGAGAGTTCGATGCTAAGTCTCTTCCGGCGCCTCGAAGCGGACAACTTCCAGACCGTCCTGATCGAACGTAAGGAGGACATCTGGCCGGCCTTCAAGGCGCTGCTGGCTAAAGACCGTGCCGCTGGCACATGAGCACGCCCATGCCCCGCACTTACGACATCGCCGATCTCGAGGGCTGGGACACGCGCATCCGGCAACGCGTGGCAGCGTTCGGACTCGACTGCTTCCCGCAGGAGTTCGAGATCTGCGACCACATGCAGATGCTCGGGTACATGGCATACTCCGGTATGCCGTCGCACTACCCGCACTGGTCGTACGGCAAAGCCTACGAAAAGCTGAAAACTCTTTACGATTACGGCGTCTCCGGCCTGCCGTACGAGATGGTGATCAACGCCAACCCCGCGCTCGCCTACCTGATGCGTGACAACTCGCTGCTGCTCCAGGTCCTTACCATCGCCCACGTTTACGGCCACAACGACTTCTTCAAGAACAACTTCACCTTCCGTAGCACCCGCGCCGAGTTCACCATCTCCACCTTCAAGGCCCACGGCAACCGCATCAGGTCCTACGTCGAAGACCCCAGCATCGGCCTGAACAAGGTCGAGAACTTGCTCGATGCCGCCCATGCCCTCTCGTTACAGTGCCGGCGGAATCTCGCCGTGCGCAAACGGACCCCGCAGGAACAGCGCACCGCCATTCTCGAGGCCGCCGCACCCCAGGACGATCCCTTCAGTCGCGTCCATCGGCGTGTCGAGTACGTCGAGCCGGAGCTGACCCGCGTGCCGCTCGAACCCGAGGCTGATCTGCTGCTCTTCATCCGCGACTACAACCCGCACCTCAGCGAGTGGCAAAAGGATGTGCTGACCATCGTCCACGAAGAGGCCCGGTACTTCATTCCTCAGATCGAAACCAAGATCATGAACGAAGGCTGGGCCTCGTACTGGCACAAGCGCATCCTCGACAGTTTGGAGCTCCCGCAAGACCTTCAGCTCGAGTTCATCGTCCGGCACAACCAGGTGGTGCGGCCTTTCCCCGGCGGGCTCAACCCCTATCACCTCGGCTTCAGGGTCTGGGAGGACATTCAACGTCGGTACGACAATCCGACACCCGAGGAGGCTGCCGAGCTGGGGCCGAACCGGCCGAGCGGCACGGCGAAGATCTTCGAGGTGCGCGCGGCCGATCGCGATGTCTCTTTCCTGCGACGCCATCTCACGCGCGAGTTGATCCGCGAGCTCGACCTCTTCGAGTACCAGGCCCGCGACGCCGACCTGGTCGTAACCCAGGTCGGCGACGACGACGGCTGGGAAAAGGTAAAGGAGACGCTGCTCCGCTCCGTCGGCATGGGTGGCGTTCCGGTACTACAGATCGTCGACGGCGACTTCGGCGGCAACCGCACCCTCTACCTCGTGCACGACCATGACGGCCGGGACCTCCACCTCGAGTCGGCGGAGAAGACCCTGGCGTACGTGCACCGGCTGTGGCAACGCGAAGTGACATTGGAGACTGAGGTGGACGGCAAGCGCAGCCTGTTGACTTACAACGACCGCGGCTTCTCGACGAAGCCGGTGAGGTAACGCCAACCGCAGATCGCGCCACGACCGCCGCGATTACGATCCGTCCTTGTGGGCGGCACGGCGACGCAAGGCGTGTCGGTGACTTGGCGAGGTAGGAGATGGCCGACAGAAGAGAGCAGGTCTGGGCCTATCACGGAGTCCAGAGCAGGTTCGTGAATACCACCGACTGGACGGCCATTCCGTTCGGGGGTCTGCCCGACCTGTACACAAAGATGCGGGCCGAGTCCTGCACTCACGTGGACCGGCTCTGCATCGTTGCCCATGGCGACCGCAACGGTTACGTCGACCTCGATCCGCCGCTCACCTGGGAGACCGTGGATGGTATGCGCGGCGATGTCGTCAAGCTGGGCCAGGTCCTCAATGCCGGAGCCCGCGTGATCTTCTATGCGTGCACAGCCGGGGGTGGAGTCGAAGGCGACCGCCTCCTGACAAAGCTGTCATCGATGTGGCCGGGCCGTGACGTGATCGGCTTCAATACCGCTAATGAGACGGCGGGCCCGACTCCGGGTCCGGGGGCGGTGAAATCGTCCTCGAAGACCGCGCTCCGCAATGACGAATGGTCGAACGAGGCGAAGTGGGCCCATAACGGTAAGATCGTCAGGGCTCCCCTGTTCGAGTTCACGTATTTTCAGGAACACGATCCGCTCTTTAAGAACCGGTGCGGTTCCGATGGGTGCCCCGGCCACGGGGCCTACGGACACTCATGTGACCCGTACAACCGCCGCACGTGGCCGACGTGGGTGGTCAGTCGCAATGCGATCGAGAAGCTTAAGGCGAGCGGGGCCGGCGGCAAAGCGGCGCTCCCCGAAGCAAAGAGTGTGGGCAGCCCGCAACGAGACCGGGTTCACCCCCGCGCACCGGCGTACCCCGCAGGTACCGGCAACTTCAGGCGCAGAGATCCGGTCCGATAGTGGATTACGAGGCGCCCCGCCCGGTCGAACGAGGGACCGGCTTCGCTGCTACGGCTCGACCTCCAACGCCAGCGGCACGGACTGCCCCAAGAGCCACGCTTCGAGCATGCTATTGACGACCTCCGGCGCTTCCTGCTGCACCCAGTGGGAGACCCGCGGCAGATAGCGGAGCGTCAGGTTCCTTACATAGGCCTCCGTGCCGTATGTGGTCTCCTTGCCGAGCGCGATATCGTGCTCACCCCAGATCATCAATGTCGGAACTTCGATCGGCGGATAACCCAGGCGGCGCTGTCGTCTCCCGCCCCCGCCGCGCACGAAAGCACGGTAGTAGTTGAGCATGGCCGTCATCGCGCCGGGTTCGAGCGCGTTGCGGCGGTAGACGTCGAGCACCTCCTCGGGAAAACGGTCCTTGTCTACCGCCATGGCGCGGAACGCCCGCCCGACCGCGCGCGCTTGGCCGGCACGGAGCGCCAGCTCCGGCAATCGGGGCAACTGGAAGAACAGCACGTACCAGGACCGCAAGGCCTGACGCCCGCGCCGTAGCGCCCGCTCCAGGATGGCCGGGTGCGGCAGGTTCATGACCACCAATCGCTCGATGGCGCGCACGCGACGCATCGCGAAGTACCACGCGATCACGCCGCCCCAATCGTGGGCAACCAGCAGCGTCGAGGTCGCACCGCTGGCGTCCACGAGACCGGCGACGTCGTCGAGGAGATGCTCGATGGCGTACGCGGTCACGTCGCCCGGACGGTCGGTCCTTCCATAACCGCGCAGGTCGGGTGCCCATGCGCGGTAACCGAGGCGCGCAAACAGCGGAAGCTGATAGCGCCAGGAGAACGACGATTCGGGGAAACCGTGCAGGCACAGGGCAAGTCGATCGCCCGTGCCGCAGGTCGCCACATGGAAGTTGAGCCCGTTGGCAACGACCCGTTCCGAGCCGATGGCGTCGCTCTCGGTCATGCGTCTTCACACTATCCGGGGGGCGGACCGGGGGGAAGGCGGTTGACCGAGCACGGCGTCGTGCTACCAGAGGATCGTGTTGCTCAAACGAGTACTGTCGGCCCTGTTCTGGGTGTTCCTCGTCGTCACGTCGATAGCGCTGTTTCCGGTGGCGGTGCTCATCTGGGCCGTGACCCTTTTGTTCGATCGGCGTCTCGTCGTCCTGCACCGGTTCACGTGCTTCTGGGCGTCCCTGTATACGTGGTTGAACCCGGTCTGGCGCGTGCACATCGAGGGACGGGAAAAGATCGACCGCAAGACCGCCTACGTGATGGTTGCGAACCATCAGTCGCTGCTCGACATCCTTGTTCTGTTCCGCCTGTTCGTACACTTCAAGTGGGTGTCGAAGATCGAGAACTTCCGCGTGCCGTGCGTCGGCTGGAACATGAGCCTGAATCGTTACATCAAGCTTCGCCGCGGCGACTCGGCGAGCATCGAGAAGATGATGGAGGCCTGCTGGGCAACCCTGGCGGAAGGGAATTCGATCATGATGTTCCCGGAAGGCACGCGCTCCGCCGATGGTCGCCTCAAGGCTTTCAAGCACGGCGCCTTCACCATCGCCAAGAAAGCCGCGGCGCCGTTGCTCCCGATCATCGTGGAAGGGACGGCCAATGCGTTGCCGAAGCGCGGCTTCGTTCTCCAGGGACGCCATTCCATTCGCGTTCGAGTGCTCGACGAGATCCCGTACAGAACCTTTGCCCATATGTCCGTCGAGGAGCTAGTGGCCACCGTCTTCGCGCGTTTCGCGAGCGATCTCGGAGAGCCGCTCCGCGACTTCCCGCCCGCGCGCGCCGCCGTCTAACAGGGATACCCGGCCTGAGAAGTCGCCGCGCAGCGGCAGGACGGCTGGGGCGCGCCGCCCGCGTGCGTGGCGTGCGGAAACCCGCCCCCCCCGCCTTCGCAGGTCTGCATGGCCAGGCCGCTGCGTTCCGGTTGCGGCCGGTTTGATCATTCTTCGAAGTAGCGGAAGTAAGCGACCGGGCTCAGGTTGGCTGGCCCTGCTCGGCCTGCTTGCGATCGAGGCGCTCGAGCTT
This window contains:
- a CDS encoding alpha/beta hydrolase, giving the protein MTESDAIGSERVVANGLNFHVATCGTGDRLALCLHGFPESSFSWRYQLPLFARLGYRAWAPDLRGYGRTDRPGDVTAYAIEHLLDDVAGLVDASGATSTLLVAHDWGGVIAWYFAMRRVRAIERLVVMNLPHPAILERALRRGRQALRSWYVLFFQLPRLPELALRAGQARAVGRAFRAMAVDKDRFPEEVLDVYRRNALEPGAMTAMLNYYRAFVRGGGGRRQRRLGYPPIEVPTLMIWGEHDIALGKETTYGTEAYVRNLTLRYLPRVSHWVQQEAPEVVNSMLEAWLLGQSVPLALEVEP
- a CDS encoding 1-acyl-sn-glycerol-3-phosphate acyltransferase, whose protein sequence is MLKRVLSALFWVFLVVTSIALFPVAVLIWAVTLLFDRRLVVLHRFTCFWASLYTWLNPVWRVHIEGREKIDRKTAYVMVANHQSLLDILVLFRLFVHFKWVSKIENFRVPCVGWNMSLNRYIKLRRGDSASIEKMMEACWATLAEGNSIMMFPEGTRSADGRLKAFKHGAFTIAKKAAAPLLPIIVEGTANALPKRGFVLQGRHSIRVRVLDEIPYRTFAHMSVEELVATVFARFASDLGEPLRDFPPARAAV